From Pseudomonas sp. AN-1:
CCCTGTGCGGCGAGCAGCCGGCACACCGCGCTGCCGATGGCGCCGCCGGCGCCGGTCACCATTGCCACGGCCATCTCAGCGGCTCTCCGCAGCGGTGTGGCCGGCGATGCGGCCGAACACCAGGCCGCGCAGCACCGAGGTGCCGCCGCAGTAGTTGCCGAAGTACATGCCGGCGGTTTCCCCGGCTGCGTACAGGTTGCGGATCGGCTCGCCGTCGACGTTGATCACCCGCGCCTGCTCGTCGGTCTTCAGGCCGCCGAAGGTGAACACGTTGGCGGAGATGATCGGGTAGGCCAGGTACGGGCCTTTATCCAGCGGCAGCGCCCAGTTGCTTTTCGGCGGGGTCAGGCCCTCGGTGGCCAGGCCGTCGAGCTGCAGCGGGCGGTACTCGCCGGGACGGCAGGCGGCGTTGTACTCGGCCACGCTGCGCTCCACCGCCGTCACCGGCAGGCCGAGTTTGCTCGCCAATTCGGCCAGGCTCGCGCCCTCGATAGCCGGCTGGTCGGTGCGGATGCCGAGGCGGTAGTTGGGGATGTCCTTGACCCTCTGGTCGAGGATCACCCAGGCGATGCCGTCGGTCTGGGCGAAGATCTTGCGGGTGACGCGTTCGTACCAGGCATCCACCGTGCCCGGCGCCTCGTCGGTGAAGCGCAAGCCTTCCTTGTTGAGCAGCACGCCGTAGGGAAAGATGAAGATCGACGGCTCGGAGATGCCCGAGCGCGGGTCGACCGGCTCGGCGTGGTAGCTGCCGTACTCGCCGGCAGCGGCGGCGCCGATCTCCAGCGCCATCTGGATGCCCTCGCCGCGGTTGTAGTAGCCGCCCTTGCACACCGGGCGCATGAAGGAGGCGCGCGGGCCGACGTAACGGCTGAGCATCTCCAGGTTGCCCTCGAAGCCGCCGCAGGCCAGCATCACCGCGCCGCCGAAGCGGATCTCGCCACGGGCCGGCGAATACGCGCGCAGTCCGACCACCTCGTTGCAGCCGGCGGTCAGCAGGCCGCGCGCGGTGGTCTCGTAGAAGAACTCGGCGCCGAGCGCCTCGGCGCGCGCCGCCAGCGCCTCGACGATGGCCTCGCCGCCGCCCACCGGCAGCAGGCGCGGCTGGGTGCTGGTGAGGAACTGGGTGGGCAGGAAGTCGAACTTCACGCCGTTGTCCTTCAGCCACTGCACGGTGCCCGGCACCTCGGCGGCGAAGGTGCCGATCACATTGGCGTCAATGGCCGCCAGCGCGCGGGTCTGCACCGACCAGGCGCTGCGCTCGCTGAGGCTCTCGGCGACGAAGTCCGGGTCCTGGTAGAAGCCGGAGTTCTCCGCCAGGAAGGCGTCGAAGTCGTCGGTCACCTCCTCGTGGTTCTTCATGCGGAAGTAGGCCTCGGTGAAGCGGGTCTGCCCGCCGCGCTCCTCCTTCTTCGCCCGCTCCAGCACCGCCACGCGCAGGCCGCTCTCCGCCGCCGACACCGCCGTGGACAGCCCCGCGGCACCGCACCCCACCACAATCAAATCGAAATTCAGATCGGTCATTTTTGAGCCTCCCTCTGGTGGTTGTTACGATAGGAAGGCGCCGGCCGCGGAACGAGGCCGGCCGAGCTAATGGGGCATTAGAAAATAATGAAGAGCCGGATCGACAAACTCTGGGCCATGCAGGTGTTCACCCGCGTGGTGGAATGCGCCAGCTTCAACCGCGCCGCCGAATCGCTGGACATCGCCAACGCCACGGTGACCGCCAGCGTGCGCAACCTGGAGACCCACCTGGGCGTCACCCTGCTCAGCCGCAACACCCGCACCCTGCGCCTGACCGACGCCGGCGAGCGCTACTTCAAGCACTGCGTCGAGCTGCTGCGCCAGGTCGAGCAGGCCGAATCCGAAGTCATGGAGCAGACCGCCAGCGTGCAGGGCCAGCTGTGCATCGAGTCGCCGGCCGCCTTCGGCAAGGACGTGATGGCCCCGCTGCTCGCCGAATTCGGCGCCCGCCACCCGGACCTGCGCATCGCCCTGCGCCTGACCGACCACCCCGAGGGGCTGATCGAGAGCGGCACCGACATGGCCATCCGCATCGACTCGGTCAACGACGCCGACCTGGTCGCCCGCCCGCTGTACCAGGCCCACTACGTCGCCTGCGCCACTCCTTCATTGCTGGAGAAGCTCGGCACCCCCGACCACCCCGCCCAGCTCGACCCCACCCAGTGCCTGGGCCTGTTCCCCAAGAGCAGCTACACCCCGGCGCGCTGGTCCTTCACCCTTGGCGAAGAAGCCCACGACCTGCAACCGATGGGCAAGCTGAACTTCAACAGCACCGACGCCCTGATCGACGCCGCGCTGGCCGACCAGGGCTTCATCTACGTGCTGGACGTGTTCGTCAACCGGCTGCTCTCCCAGGGCAAGCTGGTGGAACTGTTCCCCGGCTGGCAGACCTACGGCCGCACCTTCTTCACCGTCACCCCCAAATCCCGCTTCGTCGCCCCGCGCACCCGCGCCTTCATCGAATTCCTGCTGGCGAGCCTGGACGCCCAGCGCCGTCCGGCGCCGGGGGCGAGTGTGGGGTTGCATGTGGGGAGACGGGGGCGGGGCTGAGGGCTGGATGGCTTCCAAATCCCCTGTAGGGGCGAATTCATTCGCCAACGCGGCCATGTCAGGCGAATGAATTCGCCCCTACCGACTGGGAAACTCGCTCCACGCGATTGCGCACCCAGCCCATCAAATAAGAGTCACTATGATATCCTTTAAGCTGATATCCACCTGCCAAGGGTCAATATAGTGGACTTCTCATTCGCAGACCGCAGCGAAATCCTCCAGGAACTCGGGCAGCGTCTGCGCCTCCAGCGACTGGCCCAGGCGCTGACCCAGCAGGAGCTGGCCGGCATGGCCGGCGTCGCTCCCGGCACCATCAAGAAGCTGGAGGGCAACGGCACCTCCTCGCTGGAAACCGTGGTGCGCGTGGTGCAGGCCCTCGGGCTGACCGATGAGCTGCAGGCGCTGTTCGTGCTGCCCAGCCAATCCATCGCCCAGATGGAGCAGGCCGAACAGGCACGGCAGACACAACGGGTACGGGCGCCGCGGAGAAAGCGCCCATGAAAAAGCTCGACGTGTACTACTGCGGCTGGGGTGAGCACTGGCGACTGGGCACCCTGGCCGACGACGGCGCCAGCCTGCTGTTCGAGTACTCCCCCGAGGCACTGGCCCAGAAGCTGGAACTGTCGCCCCGCCACCTCAAGTTGCGCGCGCAGGCCTACGGCGGCTTTCCTGCCTACCAGCATCGCCTGCCGGGACTGGTGGCGGACGCCCTCCCCGATGGCTGGGGCCTGCTGCTAATGGACCGGCTGTTCCGCAGGCAGGGCATCAGCCCCGGCCCACTCGACCGCCTGACCTTCATCGGCGACCGTGCGCTGGGGGCGCTGAGCTTCGTACCCGCCGCAGACACGCCGCTGCCAGAAGCCGACCTGCAGCTGCTGGCGCTGGCGCAGGAGTCGCAACTGGTGCTCGCCGGCGAGGAGTCCGCCGTACTGATGGAGCTGGTGCTCACCGGCGGCTCGCCGCAGGGTGCCAGACCCAAGGCACTGGTGCAGTACCACCCGCAGGCGCAGCAGGTCAGCACCCTGCCCGGCGCCCCCGGCGAGCCCTGGCTGGTGAAGTTCCAGGCCCAGGGCGAGCACAAGGAGGTGTGCGCCATCGAGAACCTCTACGCCGAACTGGCGCGCGCCTGCGGGCTGCGCATGCCCGCCACCACCTACTTCGACCTGTCGCCCAAGCTGGCCGGCTTCGGCATCGCCCGTTTCGACCGCGCCGGCGAGCTACGCGTGCCGGTGCACAGCCTGGCCGGCCTGCTGCATGCCGACTTCCGCCTGCCCTCGCTGGACTACACCACCTTCCTGCGCGCCACCCGCCTGATGACCAGGGACCAGCGCGAAGTGGAACAGGCCTTCGCCCACGCGGTATTCAACGTGGTGTTCCACAACCGCGACGACCACGCGAAGAACTTCGCCTACCGGCTGGACAGCGACCGCCGCTGGAAACTCGCCCCGGCCTACGACCTGACCTTCAGCCAGGGCCCGGGCGGCGAACACCAGACCGACATCTGCGGCGAAGGACGCCGCATCACCCGCACCCACCTGCTCACCCTCGCCAGCCAGGGCGGAGTGGAACCTGCCGAAGCCAACGCGATCATCGAGCGCATCCTCGAACAGGCCGGGCAATTCCGCCAGCGGGCGAGCGGGCATCCGATCCGGCGCGATACGGTGGGGCAGATCGCTCAGGTGATCGAGGAGTGTCGCAGTGCAGTCGCATAGGCAGGCCTGCTCCCTGGCCGCTCGTCGAGACCCAGCACCGCTACAGCACCGGCGCCCTGATCGACGCCGCGCAGGCCGACCTCGGCGTCATCTACGTGCTGGACGTGTTCGTCAACCGACTGCTCTCCCAGGGCAAGCTGGTGGAATTGTTCCCCGGCTGGTAGACCTACGGGCGCACCTTCTTCATAGTCACCCCCAAATCCCGCTTCGTCGCCCCGCGCACCCGCGCCTTCATCGAATTCCTGCTGGCGAGCCTGGACGCCCAGCGCCGCCCAGCGCCGCCCAGCGCCGGGGGCGAGTGTGGGGTTGCATGTGGGGAGACGGGGGCGGGGGTAAAAACGAGTCCTGCAGATGGTGGCCTTGAGGTGATGAGATTGCCACCTCCTGATCGGCGGTTAGCCAGGGTGTCTGAGGCCAGTAGGCGGAGAGCAGGATACGCTCTGCAAGGCTTCAGTACGTTCCTAGTAGCGATACTTCTTGCCGTTCAGACTCACAGTCTGCAGACTCTTCCGGCTATCCAAGACACGTGAACCTCATTGATGAATGGCGAAATCTCCCTCTCTGCCTTTGCCACAAAGCTGATGACAGCAGGCGATCAGGATGATGAGACGGTGTGCCCTGAAAAGATTGTGAGCGGCCTAATGAACGGGCATGCTACTGATTTCGTGTACAACACACTGTCATTGTCAGACCGACGTACGCATGGGATTTTTTTCTCAGGGCCATCTTGGGCTCATAAGATCCTGTCAGGCCAAGAGCTTTCGAAGTGGCAAAGATTTATCGACCCGAGCGTAGGCATTGGAGATTTACTTTTAGAAGTATGCAAATCCTTACCTCTAAAAGAATCAGCCAATCAAACACTGGAAGACTGGGCCGAGCGTCTTGTCGCAGTTGATCTACGAAAATCCTTTCTTGATATTGCTTGGATGCGAATTCAAGCACTTGCGGTGCACCGGCACAATACCGAGAAAGCGCAAGCATGTGATTTTATCTTTAAAGAGCTGCCAAAGAACTTTATTATTGGAGACGCGCTTTCAACAGATCTCAAACTACGCCAAGACGATTGCGTAGTCATGAACCCTCCATACCAGCGCATTTCAGCACCCCCTTATAGCTTCGTTGGAAAAGGCAAGCGCTCTGCCGCAGCCCTTCATCTGGAGCATGTGCTTCTTCAAGCTCCCGCTGGAGTAGGAATATTTGCACTTATCCCTGATGTACTGAGAAGCGGCAGCTCTTACGAAAAATTCAGGAAAGAGCTAGGCAAGAGAGCTGTAATCTCCTCCTTCGATCCATCTGGTGCTTTTGGGGCACAAGCTGACATTGACGTCGCAATACTAGTCGCAACATCAACGAATCAGGAAGAGCGAGTCGAAGCACCTGAGCCAGATATTTCTTGCGGACTATGTGTCGGCGATTTTTTTGATATTTCAGTAGGCCCTGTCGTCCCCCATCGCACATCGGTCACCGGCCAAATGCACGGATATCTCACAGCCAAAAATGCAACTATTGGCTCGGAAATATCTTCACCCATGGAATTCGCCACATATGCCTGTCGACTGGAGAAAGGCCCATTCGTCGTAGTTCGCCGAACCTCAAGCCCCACGGATAGAAAAAGGGCCAGAAGTACTTTAGTCACAACTAGAGAAGAATTCTTAGTAGAAAACCATCTTTTGATTCTCAAACCCAAGGACAAGAAGGTAGCAACATGTCGTGCTTTGCTACGCGTGTTAGAAGACCAGAGCACGGATGCATGGCTCAACAACCAAATAAGGTGCCGTCACCTGACCGTAGGCGCGCTCAAAATGCTTCCTTGGATCGCAGATTGAAACGGAGCAAACCACATGGAATCGCCCATACTAGGATTTAGATTTGCCCCTTCCATCCTTGTTCGGCTAGGTGAAGAATTAGTACCAAACCTTGACCAAGCCATCATCGAGCTAATCCGTAACTCCTACGATGCGGATGCATCTGAGTGCACGGTTGAGATAAAAATGGACACCATAAATGGTGGAACCATTAAAATTTCTGATAATGGCTCGGGCATGACTCATCACCAGATACTAAATAACTGGCTAGTATTGGGCGGCTCATCAAAAGAAAGCACTAAACTTACACCCAAAGGCAGGAGAACTGTTGGAGACAAGGGCCTAGGTCGGCTTGCCGCATTAAGAGCTGGTTCGTCCGTTGAAATGACTACCCGACATCTAAGTGAGCAAGCAGACGAGGCTCACTCCATCACTATCGAATGGAGCAAATACGACAAAGCCACAGTAGTCGAGGAAATTGGTCTTCCGATAGAAAAGAGCACGCGCAAAAACCATGGCACGACTACCATTCTCAAAGGAATCAAGCGAACGCTCGGAAGGAGCGAAACTGACCGCCTAGGGAGAAGCATTGTTCTTCTGACCAGCCCATTCCATGAAGGTACGGACTTCAGGATTAATCTTATTGCACCTGATTTTCCAGAATTGGAGGCTAGAGTTAGGAATGGCTATCTGGATGATGCCGAATACGTTCTGCGAGCGGATCTTTTACCAGATGGATCAGGCTATGCAGAGGTACTAGATTTCAAAGGCGATGTTCTTTATAGCGCCACATCCAACGAGTGGCCAACAAAAAAACAGAAGGGGCAGGTCATTTACAGCGCACCACCGACAACCTTCGAACTCTATAGTTATATTTTCAACAGAAACGCCTTTGCCGGTCGAGGATCAACAATAGCTGAGGTTAAAAATTGGCTTAAGGTAGTCGGTGGAGTTCACTTCTACCACCGTCAATTCAGGGTCCCACCATATGGCGACCCTGGCCATGACTGGCTAGACATGAACCTTTCTCGTGCTCGTAGCCCGGAAGAGCGCCCATCCACAAATACAAGCGTCGGAAGGGTGATCGTTGACGATCCAGATGGAATATTGAAGCAAAAAACTGACCGGGTCGGCTTCATCGAAAGCGATGAGTTCCTAGAGATCCGGCGCTTTGCTAAAGATGCGTTGGAATGGTTTGCGCGCCGCCGACTGCGAGATGCAGAAGCACGGCGAGACTTTCAAAAACAAGAATCTCGAATAGCGCCAACTCAAGCTCGCGCAGACTTACTAGACACCATTTCTCAGTCACTACCCGCTCATGAAAAAGAGAGGGCAATAAAAGGGTTCTTCGCGGGATCGTGGGGAAGAGCGGATTGACAGACAGGGAAGCAGGTAAATTGGCAGTCGCCAAACACACCAACGCCTGCCCCCTGCTGTCACCGTGCATCCTATTGATCTTGCTGCTTTCTGGCCAGGCTACGACGTTGTAGCCTGCAGCCATTCCGTCGAAAAAAACCTCACGCTGACCCTCGAACCCCGAGCGGCCGACCTTCCACGCTGTGGTCGCTGTCAGCAGCCCAGCCCCCTGATCCATGACCGACGCATTCGCCTCGTTCGCGACCGGGATCTGTTCGATCAGCGCGTCCAGTTGCGACTCCCCATACGCCGAGTGGACTGCCTGACGTGTGGGCGAGTTACCGAGCACATTTCCTGGTTGGCCCCGGCCTCGCGGCTGACCCGCCGGCTGTGTTCCTGGGTCGAAACCCTGCTGCGGTTCATGCCCATCAGCCATGTCAGCCAGCTCACCGGGCTGCACTGGCACACCATCAAGACGCTGGACAAGCGGCGTCTCCAGGCCGCATTCGGCACCTTCGAGCCGGGCGATGTGCGCCGTCTGGTGATGGACGAGTTCGCCCTGCACAAAGGCCATCGTTACGCGACGGTGATCATGGATGCCGAGCGTACCCGCGTTCTGTGGGTTGGCCTGGGTAACAGCCGCAAGGCCATACGCCCGTTCTTCGAGCAACTCGGTGAGCGCTGCCAGCAGATCGAGGCTGTGGCGATGGACATGAATACGGCCTTCGACCTGGAAGTGAAACAGCACTGCCCTCAGGCCGAGGTTGTGTACGACTTGTTCCATGTGGTCGCCCGCTACGGACGTGACGTGATCGACCGCATCCGGGTAGACCAGGCCAATGCCCTGCGCCATGACAAGCCCGCTCGCCAAGTGGTCAAGCAGAGCCGTTGGCTGCTGCTGCGCAACCGGGAGAACCTGAAGGAGGATCATGCCGTTCGACTGCAGGAGTTGTTGGCAGCCAACCAGCCACTGGCCACGGTCTATGTGCTCAAGGATGCGTTGAAGGAGGTCTGGTACGCACCCAGCGTGCGGGAGGGCTGGCGGCGCTGGCGAACCTGGCTGAGGCATGTCCGGGAGAGCGGCTTGGCGCCGCTACAACGCTTTGCCCGCAACCTCCAGCGCTATGCCCGGGGCATCCTCGCCAGTGCACGATTCCACATGCACACCAGCCTGCTGGAGGGGGTGAACAACCGGATCAAGGTGATCAAGCGCATGGCCTATGGCTTCAGGGACGCCGATTACTTCTTCCTGAAAATCAAGGCCGCCTTCCCCGGGAAAATGCGATGAACCAATAAAAGCCCTCGACAAGTTAGAGAAAAATTTTCAGAAAGAGCTTCGATCCACAAGAGAGGACTTGATCCTATATCGATCCCTTGCCACTGCGGGGACTACTGCTGCAGTATTTGCCCATGAAATTGGAAAACCCATCAGAACGATTGCAGGCGGAGAAAAAACAATACGCCGAAGAGTCAATAAATTATGCCCTGATAATATTGGAGCGCAATTAGAGCCACCATTAAATCTAATCGTTAACGCCTCCGAGCGACTGACTAGATTCGCCTCGATGCAGATAGATTTTTTGAAACGCGAAAAAAGGCGACATGGCGCCGTTAACCTTAACAAGGTTATACAAAGTCTTCACGATCTCTGGAAGCCCATACTAGAAGACGCAAAAATTGAGCTTGAGCTAGCCCCACACAAAACTGATGACGCAGTAATATACGGAGCTGAAGCATTAGTAGAAACAATAATAACAAATTGCCTTACAAATTCGGTAAGCGCCTTTGAACGACCAGGAGCCAGGACAAAGGACAGACTAATAAAAATAAAGGTCAACATCGAAGGAAACACTGTAGCCATCGAAGTTGAAGACAATGGCCCCGGGATAAATATGGATATAAATGAAATTTGGCTTCCTGGAAAAACCACCAGACAAGAGGGCACGGGCTTCGGGCTCACTATTGTTAAAGACTCGGTTCTCGATTTAGGCGGAAATTACAGCGCCTCAACAGTCGATAATTCCGGGGCAAACTTTAAATTTGTATTTCCGTTACTTACCAATCCAACGAATATGTGACACGTATGAAACCAATCAGGACGGTTGCGGTTGTAGACGATGATGACCATGCGGCTCTGACCATTATCCATGCATTGGAAGATGGCCGCCTCACCCCCTATCGCCAGGAAGCCGCCGATAGCTTGGCGGAACTTACTGAATTGATAATTCTTAATTCCGACGCAGCCGTCTGTGACCATCGGCTAAGATATGGCGCCTTTGCTGACATATCTGGCGCGGAACTAGCTGCAGCACTAGTAGAAAGAGGGCACCCTACTATACTGGTCACTCAATATCTTGACCAATACGCGGATATAGCCATCCGCAGTCATCGCAGCAATCTACCTGTGGTCTTGCGTCGTGAGGATGCAGACGAACCAGATGAACTTCGCGCGGGTTTCGCCCGATGCAAATATGAACTTAGACGCGGCAAAGTAGATGATCGAAAGTTACATAGGACTCTACTTAATGTCATGGATGTATCTGACGTAGGTGGCGTGAAGGTTATTGATGCCATCGTAAACGGCTGGAACCCAAAAGATACCGTCCGCTTCCCCTTATCATTGGTTAATTCAAAAGACCAGGAAAAGGTCGGGCGCTTCAGCATACTAACAGCCTTAACAAATGTCAGCACCACCGAGAAAGTAGATTTATATTTCGAAAATATAGAACTAGCATCCGAACCGGAGTGGGATGATGGCTTGCGGTGAACTCATAATACTTGACGTCGGCCATGGAAACTGCACGATAATCAAGCATGGCAATGAGGCTATAATAATTGACGCGCCTGGGCGACCAGTAGTCGCCAAAGCACTAGACGAACTTAATATAAAATCAGTCCATGCCCTTCTCATATCTCATGCAGACAGTGATCATCTGTCCGGCGCTATACCTATCCTGATGAATCCAGAGCGCCCGGTGAGGCACGTATATGTCAATCCAGATGACCGGAGCACGAGTTCCTGGCACCAATTCAGAATAGCCGCCGGAGATGCCAGAAAACAACAAGGGACAACTATTCACCCTTCACTGAACATCGACGACCCTAAAAACCTAGCCCTATCCGAGACCACGATTCACGTTCTCCACCCTACACCTGAGATGTGTCTTGCAACTAACGCAGGAAACCATACAGACGGCGTCAGATTGGATGCAAACAGCATGTCCGCTGTTGTATTGATTGTGCACGATGGAGAAAGGGTATGCCTACTTGCTGCCGATTCAGGCCGTCACAGCCTTGATATAATGATGGGTGAAAATAGAGACTTGAGCGCCGAAATTCTAGTTTTCCCTCATCATGGCGGCCATATCGGAGGGACGGCAGACAACAAATTATTCGCAAAAAATCTAGTCTCGTCTGTTAAGCCAAAGCTCGTGCTTTTCTCGCTAGGCAGAGGTGCACATGGCACTCCACGTCCAGAAATTATTGCAGGAACTCGTGAAGCCCTCCATAAAAATACACCTTATATCGCTTGCACACAGATATCCAAGAACTGCTCAGACACTTTGCCCAACCAAAATAATCGACCACTAGCCAAACATTCGGAAGGATTGGCAAAAGATCACTGCTGCGCGGGAACGATCATGCTTCCGTTGAAAAAAGGTGGCCTTGATAGCATTTTGGGAGACCTGAACGAGCATCATGGAAATTTTGTGACTAGCGAAATCCCTAAAGCTCTTTGCAGACGCCAGATTGCGCCTCCTGCTCCACAGCTGATTGCAACGACGAACTGATCACTATCCAGGGCAGCGTCATTGGCTGCCCACTCACCCATCGCATATCGGCATATCGGCAGTATAACTTTAAAACTCCCCATCAAAGCAGCTTAAGTTCCCTAAGATACTTTCCGCCCCTCCCCCACCACCCTCAACAACTCCGGCAACACCTGCTCCCAATCCCCCACCACACCGACGCTCGCGACCTTGAAGATGTCCGCCGCCGGGTCCTTGTTGATGGCGACGATGCGGGTGTCCGGGCTGATGCCGGCGAGGTGCTGCGGGGTGCCGGAGATGCCGACGGCGAGGTAGATGTCCGGACTGACGAACTTGCCGGACACGCCGACCTGACGCACTACCGGGACCATGCCGGCGTCGACCGCCGGCAGGCTGCCGCCGAGGCTGCCGTCCAGGCGTTCGGCCAGTTCCTCGAGCAGGACGAAGCCCTGTTCGTTGACCCCGCGACCGCCGGACACCACGATGCGCGCGCTCTCCACCGGCGGCAGGCGCTGGCCGCTGGTGGTTTCCTCCATCGCCAGCGACGCGGGCAGGACGGTATCCAGTTCCAGCCGCTCGCACGGCGGCTCGGCGCTGCAGCTCAGCTCGGCCTTGCCGAGGCGCAGGCAGGCGACGGCGTTGCCATTGGCCTGGGTCATACCCAGGCGCAGGCGGCCCCCCCAGGTGGCGCGCTCGGCCTGCAATCCCGCCTCGGTCCAGCGCAGCGCGCTGCAGCGGCCGAGGGGCTGGGCGTCCAGCGCCGCCGCCAGCTGCGCAGCCAGTTCCTCGCCGTCGGCGCCCGGCGGCACCAGCAGCAGGCGCTGCGCCGCGGCAGTCTGGCGGCGCACGGCTTCGGCGCCGGCCAGCGCCAGGGCAGCGGGTTCGGCGTCGAGCGCCAGGCCGGGATGCGCGGCCAGGCAGATGCGTGCGGCGCCGGCGGTGGCCGCGCGGCGGGCGCCCTCCTCGGCGCCGGCGTTGCCGAGCAGCAGCGCGGCAAAGCCGAGGCCGGCGTCGGCGGCCAGCCGCTGGGCGGCGCCGAGGGTCATGTCGAGGGCGTCCTCGCCCCAGGCCAGGGGGATCAGGGCCAGAATCTCGCGTATCTCAAGTGGTGCGCTCATGCCGCATTCTCCTCTGCTTCGCCACGCAGGTAGCCGGCCAGCGCGCGGGCCTGGCTCGACACGTCGCCATCGAGCAGCCGGCACTGGCCGCCGCGCTGCACCTCGCGGGCCGGGGCCAGGTCGGCGAGGCGGACGTCGCTGTCCGCCGCCGCGCCGGCGGTCACGCTGTCGAAGGTCATCTTCTTGGCCAGCATCACGTTCTTCATCAGCGGGTGGCGCAGCTTGTTGCGCCGATCGTTGGTCACCGTGGCCAGCAGCGGGCCGGCGACGCTGTGCCACTGCTGGCGGATGCCGCGCTCGCGCAGCAGGCGCACGCGACCGTCCCGCCATTCGGCGTACTGGGCCAGGGCGAACAGCGGCAGGCCGAGGTGCGCGGCGAGCAGCACCGGCAGGCTGCCCTCGTCGAGGTCGCCGAACTCGCGGCCGATCAGCAGCAGGTCGGGAGTGCCTTCCGTGCCGATCAGCCCGGCGATCTGCGCCGCACTCAGCCGCGCGTCCCAGGGCCGGCACGGCTGCAGGTCGAGCAGGCGCAGGCGGT
This genomic window contains:
- a CDS encoding electron transfer flavoprotein subunit beta, which translates into the protein MNILVLLAGVADVRYPLHDIRIDAAGLIEESGLSRRQLGPFDEGALELALKLRDAREDCRIEVLVLGGSNNDNLLRSVAAFKPDRLRLLDLQPCRPWDARLSAAQIAGLIGTEGTPDLLLIGREFGDLDEGSLPVLLAAHLGLPLFALAQYAEWRDGRVRLLRERGIRQQWHSVAGPLLATVTNDRRNKLRHPLMKNVMLAKKMTFDSVTAGAAADSDVRLADLAPAREVQRGGQCRLLDGDVSSQARALAGYLRGEAEENAA